The following proteins come from a genomic window of Yinghuangia sp. ASG 101:
- a CDS encoding UBP-type zinc finger domain-containing protein produces the protein MTTPDAIDPSAPPTGTGCAECEADGGWWFHLRRCAQCGHIGCCDSSPSKHATAHARSTGHPVIQSFEPGESWFWDYRTSEMYPEGPELASPRSHPADQPAPGPAGRVPSDWADKVG, from the coding sequence ATGACTACTCCCGATGCCATCGACCCCAGCGCCCCTCCGACCGGGACCGGCTGCGCCGAGTGCGAGGCGGACGGCGGGTGGTGGTTCCACCTGCGGCGATGCGCCCAGTGCGGGCACATCGGCTGTTGCGACAGCTCGCCGTCGAAGCACGCCACCGCCCATGCGCGGAGCACCGGCCACCCGGTGATCCAGAGCTTCGAGCCCGGTGAGAGCTGGTTCTGGGACTACCGGACGTCCGAGATGTACCCGGAGGGCCCCGAACTGGCCTCGCCGCGAAGCCACCCGGCGGATCAGCCGGCCCCCGGTCCGGCGGGACGCGTCCCCTCGGACTGGGCCGACAAAGTGGGCTGA
- a CDS encoding DUF5996 family protein, producing MSDRTPNSSVQSFPNGSSAAAPETAEALALPDLPYEEWSDTLDTLHLFAQIVGKVKLAATHPQNHWWNVTFSVDARGLTTRRLYTHGIFFDIAFDFVDHRLVVRTDRGETRAFPLDGGLSVAQFDRTLHGTLAELGVDVPLLEHPFGVPHLTTPFADDTEHRAYRRDFVERYWRALGWSADVFQEFMGWFTGKVSPVHVFWHSFDLATARFSGKRAAPRAGADPVTAEAYTHEVVSFGWWPGDPKVRHASYYSYTAPQPEGLAAHPLSPPQAAWVDDGAMAVLPYDAVRTDAEPRRALLAFLQTAFDAGSRAAHWPADELTSTWCPTSDQLRALSRAGLSRH from the coding sequence ATGAGCGACAGGACCCCGAACAGCTCCGTGCAAAGCTTCCCGAACGGTTCCTCGGCCGCGGCCCCCGAGACCGCCGAAGCCCTCGCCCTCCCGGACCTTCCGTACGAGGAATGGTCCGACACCCTCGATACGCTGCACCTCTTCGCGCAGATCGTCGGCAAGGTCAAGCTGGCCGCGACGCATCCCCAGAACCACTGGTGGAACGTCACCTTCTCGGTGGACGCGCGCGGCCTGACCACGCGGCGCCTCTACACCCACGGCATCTTCTTCGACATCGCCTTCGACTTTGTCGACCACCGCCTCGTCGTACGGACCGACCGCGGGGAGACGCGCGCGTTCCCGCTCGACGGCGGTCTCAGCGTCGCGCAATTCGACCGGACGCTGCACGGGACGCTGGCCGAACTCGGCGTCGACGTCCCGCTGCTGGAACACCCCTTCGGGGTCCCGCACTTGACCACGCCGTTCGCCGATGACACGGAACACAGGGCCTACCGGCGCGACTTCGTCGAACGCTACTGGCGGGCCCTCGGCTGGTCGGCGGACGTGTTCCAGGAGTTCATGGGCTGGTTCACCGGCAAGGTGAGCCCGGTGCACGTGTTCTGGCACTCGTTCGACCTCGCCACCGCGCGCTTCTCCGGAAAACGCGCCGCGCCGCGCGCGGGCGCCGACCCGGTCACGGCCGAGGCCTACACCCACGAAGTCGTCTCGTTCGGCTGGTGGCCGGGCGACCCGAAGGTGCGGCACGCCTCCTACTACTCGTACACGGCGCCGCAACCCGAGGGACTGGCCGCGCACCCGCTCAGTCCCCCGCAGGCCGCGTGGGTGGACGACGGCGCGATGGCGGTGCTCCCGTACGACGCCGTCCGCACCGACGCGGAGCCGCGGCGTGCGCTGCTGGCCTTCCTCCAGACGGCGTTCGACGCGGGCTCCCGGGCCGCGCACTGGCCCGCCGACGAACTGACGTCAACGTGGTGCCCGACGTCGGATCAGCTGCGCGCGCTGTCCCGGGCCGGACTCAGCCGGCACTGA
- a CDS encoding alpha/beta fold hydrolase, giving the protein MAVYVLVHGGGHGGWCYQRVARLLRAAGHEVYTPTLTGLGERSHLLRPDVDLDTHIRDVTAVLHHEDLRDVVLVGHSYGGMVITGAADRAADRIGRLVYLDAAVPANGQSLRDIAGPIIDATRPLGRVVDGVEAVLIPFPEAGTFYGVTDPDDVAWMADRLAAHPWKSFDQPLRLENEPALWAIPQYHIVCTSTLPTRDPDQVARARAEGRLWDIDTGHDLMITEPRAVTDALTEVLSA; this is encoded by the coding sequence ATGGCGGTCTACGTTCTGGTGCACGGCGGAGGACACGGCGGCTGGTGCTACCAGCGCGTGGCCCGGCTGCTGCGCGCGGCGGGGCACGAGGTGTACACGCCGACGCTGACCGGGCTGGGCGAGCGCTCGCACCTTCTGCGCCCGGACGTCGACCTCGACACCCACATCCGCGACGTCACCGCCGTGCTCCACCACGAAGACCTGCGCGATGTGGTGCTGGTCGGGCACAGCTACGGCGGCATGGTCATCACCGGAGCCGCGGACCGCGCCGCGGACCGGATAGGCCGCCTCGTCTACCTGGACGCCGCCGTACCCGCCAACGGGCAGTCCCTGCGCGACATCGCCGGACCGATCATCGACGCGACGCGCCCGCTCGGCCGGGTCGTCGACGGCGTCGAGGCCGTCCTGATCCCGTTCCCCGAGGCCGGCACCTTCTACGGCGTCACCGATCCCGACGACGTCGCGTGGATGGCCGACCGGCTCGCCGCCCATCCGTGGAAGAGCTTCGACCAGCCGCTGCGCCTGGAGAACGAACCTGCCCTGTGGGCGATCCCGCAGTACCACATCGTGTGCACGTCCACGCTGCCCACGCGCGACCCCGACCAGGTCGCCCGCGCCCGCGCGGAAGGCCGCCTGTGGGACATCGACACCGGCCACGACCTCATGATCACCGAGCCCCGGGCCGTCACCGACGCCCTCACCGAGGTCCTGAGCGCCTGA
- a CDS encoding TerD family protein — translation MIATIPIPADYPRDYAVVDVETTGLTIRDRVISIAVVLLDATGSVTGRWATLVDPRRDPGPTAIHGLTSADLAGQPLFEEIADELAEHLSGRVVVAHNASFDWRMLDAEYGRLAREVPADERLCTIALAKRLELPLRNWRLETLAAHYGVAQQRAHDAEDDARVLARVFRTALHEAAHAELPLPVMRPGVRGVARVPAPRTPPKAPCPYVNPGRLRGDALMQGMRVAFTGETTVAREELEARTVAAGLAVTGSVSGRTSVLVTNDAGSGTGKNRAARDKGVPVVSEAVYVALLDAVRPGVRADADPAAPAAPAVPAVDAPSPPPAGSVRGGGTAGARPDRTSALDVLVLHDRWEHVAAGQLRALIVESGHRLRVNLTASVDVVVMLDGGVADPRAKRAASMGLECVHADDWRRRFSGGADAGPTAPAEDELCRELPRGGVHVLPGGTRPGVWTLQASWRWDRPDGEVDVVAFLLGTDEKVRRDDDFVFWNQLATPDGTVTIDEMGSAEHAVTIDLDALDFTVARVVVAAVVEGTSAFDAVGPIEVQTAPAQGSAHTRSILDAATVERVLLLGEFYRRGAEWRFRAQGQGHAFGVAELARRYGVDIDDQ, via the coding sequence GTGATCGCGACTATTCCGATTCCCGCCGACTACCCGCGCGACTACGCCGTGGTCGATGTCGAGACGACCGGACTCACCATTCGCGACCGCGTGATCTCGATCGCGGTCGTGCTGTTGGACGCCACCGGGTCGGTCACCGGCAGGTGGGCAACACTGGTCGATCCGCGGCGTGACCCCGGGCCCACCGCGATCCACGGCCTCACCAGCGCGGACCTCGCGGGGCAGCCGCTGTTCGAGGAGATCGCCGACGAACTGGCCGAGCACCTGTCCGGCCGCGTGGTGGTCGCGCACAACGCGTCGTTCGACTGGCGCATGCTGGACGCCGAGTACGGCAGGCTCGCGCGGGAGGTCCCCGCCGACGAGCGCCTGTGTACGATCGCGCTCGCCAAGCGGCTGGAACTCCCCTTGCGCAACTGGCGTTTGGAGACCCTGGCCGCGCACTACGGGGTCGCGCAGCAGCGGGCGCACGACGCCGAGGACGACGCGCGGGTGCTGGCCCGGGTGTTCCGGACCGCGCTGCACGAGGCCGCGCACGCCGAGTTGCCGCTGCCGGTGATGCGGCCGGGCGTTCGCGGTGTCGCGCGGGTCCCCGCGCCCCGCACGCCGCCGAAGGCGCCGTGTCCGTACGTCAATCCGGGCCGGCTCCGGGGCGACGCGCTCATGCAGGGCATGCGCGTCGCGTTCACCGGCGAAACCACTGTCGCACGCGAGGAGTTGGAGGCCCGTACGGTCGCGGCCGGCCTCGCGGTGACCGGGAGCGTGAGCGGCCGGACGTCGGTGCTGGTGACCAACGACGCCGGGAGCGGGACGGGCAAGAACCGCGCGGCTCGCGACAAGGGCGTGCCGGTGGTCTCCGAGGCCGTGTACGTGGCGCTGCTCGACGCCGTGCGGCCGGGCGTCCGGGCCGACGCGGACCCGGCCGCCCCGGCGGCCCCCGCGGTGCCCGCCGTCGACGCGCCCTCTCCCCCACCCGCCGGATCCGTCCGCGGCGGCGGGACCGCCGGTGCGCGCCCCGACCGGACGTCCGCGCTCGACGTCCTCGTCCTGCACGACCGCTGGGAACACGTCGCGGCGGGGCAACTGCGGGCGCTGATCGTGGAGTCCGGGCACCGGCTGCGCGTCAACCTGACCGCGTCGGTCGATGTCGTCGTGATGCTCGACGGCGGCGTCGCCGATCCGCGTGCCAAGCGCGCGGCCTCGATGGGGCTGGAGTGCGTACACGCCGACGACTGGCGCCGGCGCTTCTCCGGTGGCGCGGACGCCGGGCCGACCGCCCCCGCGGAGGACGAGCTGTGCCGCGAACTCCCGCGCGGCGGCGTGCACGTGCTGCCCGGCGGCACGCGTCCGGGCGTCTGGACGCTGCAGGCGTCCTGGCGCTGGGACCGTCCCGACGGCGAGGTCGACGTCGTGGCCTTCCTACTCGGCACCGACGAAAAGGTGCGCCGCGACGACGACTTCGTCTTCTGGAACCAACTCGCCACCCCGGACGGCACGGTCACGATCGACGAGATGGGCTCCGCCGAACACGCGGTCACCATCGACCTGGACGCGCTCGACTTCACCGTCGCCCGCGTCGTGGTCGCCGCGGTGGTCGAGGGGACCAGCGCGTTCGACGCGGTCGGGCCGATCGAGGTGCAGACCGCGCCCGCGCAGGGCTCCGCCCACACGCGCTCGATCCTGGACGCCGCGACCGTCGAACGGGTTCTGCTGCTCGGCGAGTTCTACCGTCGCGGCGCCGAGTGGCGGTTCCGCGCCCAAGGCCAGGGCCACGCGTTCGGCGTCGCCGAACTGGCCCGCCGGTACGGCGTGGACATCGACGACCAGTAG
- a CDS encoding ABC transporter substrate-binding protein, whose amino-acid sequence MRPRALTTLAVVAALLAAGCADRGDSDGNDGAAPPATTSAPTADFGDLKAVCGPGDPTGSPAQGVTDKEIRVGTMTDVGFTKNHEYVDAAKVFTAWCNEAGGINGRKIVSDSRDTKMMEARQRISESCREDFALVGGGNALDNLGVKDRVECLLPDFPAQVVKLENEGSALQFSVQLGGASYLRNAAFYDWLINEGYPQSKGAVGIIAGDTIKASSDQRVEFIQASGATMAYSDLYPGAGVSNWTPYAQAIKSKGVKGLIFMGDYRSLAKLEQELTNMNYKLDWIDPNVAAYGPTFLSEAGNQALTFQNNLTDLGGFAEPDPASTNPSVKKLMELYAKYAPDADPTLGTVKAFSSWLLFAKAASACGNDLTRKCLYDQALKETSWTGGGLQAPRDMSAQDTPQTCYNVVKATPEGWQTADFKPNQGEYRCGGKEHKLIGSYGRPVRLEDVGKSLADLK is encoded by the coding sequence GTGAGACCCCGAGCCTTGACCACCCTCGCGGTGGTGGCCGCATTGCTGGCGGCCGGTTGTGCCGACCGCGGCGACTCCGACGGCAACGACGGCGCGGCACCGCCGGCGACGACGTCGGCCCCCACGGCCGACTTCGGTGATCTGAAGGCCGTGTGCGGGCCCGGCGATCCGACGGGTTCGCCCGCGCAGGGCGTCACCGACAAGGAGATCCGCGTCGGCACCATGACCGACGTCGGCTTCACCAAGAACCACGAATACGTCGACGCCGCCAAGGTGTTCACGGCGTGGTGCAACGAGGCCGGCGGCATCAACGGCCGCAAGATCGTGTCGGATAGCCGCGACACGAAGATGATGGAGGCCCGGCAGCGCATCTCCGAGTCCTGCCGCGAGGACTTCGCGCTGGTCGGCGGCGGCAACGCGCTCGACAACCTGGGCGTCAAGGATCGGGTGGAGTGCCTGCTGCCCGATTTCCCGGCGCAGGTCGTCAAGCTCGAGAACGAGGGCTCGGCCCTGCAGTTCAGCGTGCAGTTGGGTGGCGCGTCCTACCTGCGCAACGCGGCGTTCTACGACTGGCTGATCAACGAGGGCTACCCGCAGTCGAAGGGCGCCGTCGGCATCATCGCCGGCGACACCATCAAGGCCTCGTCCGACCAGCGCGTGGAGTTCATCCAGGCGTCCGGGGCGACCATGGCCTACTCGGACCTGTACCCGGGCGCGGGTGTGTCCAACTGGACGCCGTACGCCCAGGCGATCAAGAGCAAGGGCGTCAAGGGCCTGATCTTCATGGGTGACTACCGGTCTCTGGCGAAGCTGGAGCAGGAGTTGACCAACATGAACTACAAGCTCGACTGGATCGACCCGAACGTCGCCGCGTACGGTCCGACGTTCCTGTCCGAGGCCGGAAACCAGGCGCTCACCTTCCAGAACAACCTCACCGACCTCGGCGGCTTCGCGGAGCCCGACCCCGCGTCGACCAACCCCTCGGTGAAGAAGCTCATGGAGTTGTACGCCAAGTACGCGCCCGACGCGGACCCGACGCTCGGCACCGTCAAGGCCTTCTCCTCGTGGCTGCTGTTCGCGAAGGCCGCGTCGGCCTGCGGCAACGACCTCACCCGCAAGTGCCTGTACGACCAGGCGCTCAAGGAGACCTCGTGGACCGGGGGCGGCTTGCAGGCGCCCCGCGACATGTCCGCGCAGGACACCCCGCAGACCTGCTACAACGTCGTCAAGGCGACCCCGGAGGGCTGGCAGACCGCGGACTTCAAGCCCAACCAGGGCGAGTACCGCTGCGGCGGCAAGGAGCACAAGCTCATCGGCTCGTACGGCAGGCCGGTGCGGCTTGAGGACGTCGGCAAGTCGTTGGCCGACCTGAAGTAG
- a CDS encoding cupin domain-containing protein, whose product MADDTTGQAGEGRPRQFFFDVDDLEGRTNAEILGESEQAEQFYAVFGRDLVSKAILQSAELSVYHATARPGEQVKPHRHGTHQLNYVLKGELIFGRRHVGPGMGFFTPDLLYTWRAGDEGAEWLEIHSGQPGIFLEQREM is encoded by the coding sequence ATGGCTGACGACACGACCGGGCAGGCCGGAGAGGGCCGGCCCCGGCAGTTCTTCTTCGACGTCGACGACCTGGAGGGCCGGACGAACGCCGAGATCCTGGGCGAATCCGAGCAGGCCGAGCAGTTCTACGCCGTCTTCGGACGCGACCTGGTCTCGAAGGCGATCCTTCAGTCCGCCGAACTGTCGGTGTACCACGCGACGGCCCGGCCCGGCGAACAGGTCAAACCGCACCGGCACGGAACGCACCAGCTGAACTACGTCCTCAAGGGCGAGTTGATCTTCGGCCGACGGCATGTCGGCCCCGGCATGGGCTTCTTCACGCCCGACTTGCTCTACACGTGGCGTGCGGGCGACGAGGGCGCGGAGTGGCTGGAGATCCACAGCGGCCAACCCGGCATCTTTCTGGAGCAGCGCGAGATGTGA
- the bla gene encoding class A beta-lactamase yields the protein MPYSQMTRRAFLGLTAALPLAGCAGSTTTTAPAGSPPREPAGAPAFAPVASIVDHRRHLAQLEHKFDARLGLYALALGTGAEITHRADERFAFCSTFKGLAVAAVLSGNPMAHLDTVVRYTADDLMASSFITRDHVATGMTIRQLCDAAVRYSDGTAANLLLRDIGGPAALTAYARGLGDTVTRMDRVEPAVAGAVPGDPRDTTSPRAIGTDYRAIVLGDALSPEKRAFLRDLLERNTTGDQRIRAGVPSGWTVADKTGTGDYGTVNDIGIVWPPGSDPIVMAVMSGRGTPDAEYDQALIAETAAYVVSAFTGRA from the coding sequence ATGCCGTATTCGCAGATGACGCGCCGCGCGTTCCTCGGTCTCACGGCGGCCCTGCCGTTGGCCGGATGTGCGGGCAGCACGACGACCACCGCGCCCGCCGGTTCGCCACCCCGCGAACCGGCGGGCGCACCGGCGTTCGCGCCGGTCGCGTCGATCGTCGACCACCGCCGCCACCTCGCCCAACTCGAACACAAGTTCGACGCGAGGCTCGGCCTGTACGCGCTCGCGCTCGGCACGGGAGCGGAGATCACCCACCGCGCCGACGAACGGTTCGCCTTCTGCTCGACCTTCAAGGGCCTCGCCGTCGCGGCCGTCCTGTCCGGCAACCCGATGGCGCACCTCGACACGGTCGTCCGCTACACCGCCGACGACCTCATGGCCAGCTCGTTCATCACCCGGGACCACGTCGCCACGGGGATGACGATCCGTCAATTGTGCGACGCGGCGGTCCGCTACAGCGACGGCACGGCGGCCAACCTGCTGCTGCGCGACATCGGCGGCCCGGCCGCGCTCACGGCGTACGCGCGCGGCCTGGGCGACACGGTCACCCGCATGGACCGCGTCGAACCGGCCGTCGCCGGAGCCGTTCCGGGCGACCCCCGCGACACCACGTCACCGCGTGCCATCGGCACCGACTACCGCGCGATCGTGCTGGGTGACGCGCTGTCCCCCGAGAAGCGCGCGTTCCTCCGCGACCTGCTGGAACGCAACACCACGGGAGACCAGCGCATCCGTGCGGGCGTCCCGAGCGGCTGGACCGTGGCCGACAAGACCGGAACGGGCGACTACGGCACGGTCAACGACATCGGCATCGTGTGGCCGCCCGGGTCCGACCCGATCGTCATGGCCGTCATGTCCGGCCGCGGCACGCCGGACGCGGAGTACGACCAGGCCCTGATCGCCGAGACCGCGGCGTACGTCGTCTCCGCGTTCACCGGGCGCGCCTGA
- a CDS encoding TetR family transcriptional regulator, with amino-acid sequence MPTEQTPRRRSRTDAPRAETADAIVAVVLELLQTGGHDAVQLREVARRARVSLATIYKLFPTREALVATAIGRWMADNCFPESTPPPPDESLHDGLMRVFRRVFEPWERSPRMLEAYHRASGGPGGARLRQQVWEAVAPAGRAVLTGADPVYLADIERVLTDVSYALTGRFADGTLEITEILPALDRVVHRLTANNEAPAAVAVARRALLAGKAAPGESGRAPREQAGRDGA; translated from the coding sequence GTGCCCACGGAACAGACCCCGCGGCGGCGCAGCCGCACCGACGCTCCGCGCGCGGAGACCGCGGACGCCATCGTCGCCGTCGTCCTCGAACTCCTGCAGACGGGCGGGCACGACGCCGTGCAGCTGCGCGAGGTGGCGCGGCGGGCCCGCGTCTCACTCGCGACCATCTACAAACTGTTCCCCACGCGGGAGGCGCTGGTCGCGACCGCGATCGGGCGCTGGATGGCGGACAACTGCTTTCCCGAATCGACACCCCCGCCGCCGGACGAGTCGCTGCACGACGGCCTCATGCGCGTCTTCCGCCGCGTCTTCGAGCCGTGGGAGCGCAGCCCGCGCATGTTGGAGGCGTACCACCGGGCGAGCGGCGGGCCCGGTGGCGCCCGGCTCCGGCAGCAGGTGTGGGAGGCCGTCGCCCCCGCGGGGCGCGCGGTGCTCACGGGCGCGGACCCGGTCTACCTCGCCGACATCGAACGCGTCCTCACCGACGTGTCCTACGCCCTGACCGGCAGGTTCGCCGACGGGACGCTGGAGATCACCGAGATCCTGCCCGCCTTGGACCGCGTGGTCCACCGGCTGACCGCGAACAACGAGGCACCGGCGGCGGTCGCCGTCGCCCGACGCGCGTTGCTCGCGGGCAAGGCGGCGCCCGGGGAGTCGGGGCGGGCACCGCGGGAGCAGGCCGGACGCGACGGCGCGTAA